The Canis aureus isolate CA01 chromosome 6, VMU_Caureus_v.1.0, whole genome shotgun sequence genome contains the following window.
GAGGGTGAGCATGGGGTAAGGGAGTAGGGTGTGAGCACAGGACAAGATGGAGAACGACATCTCCatctctcctcccacctccaccccccacaacTAGATCTTTACCCTGGGCCAGAAAGCCTGGCAGGAAAGGGCCACTATCTGCTGTGATCTAGGGGCCGTCGGGGAGCAGTCTCCAGGGGAGggggatcctggggtggaggACAATATTGTTGTTATTAGGGGGGTCTCCAGGCTGGAGAGAGAGGAGTTGGGGGCCCCCACAGTGGGGCTATGAAATGTCATAGCCCCTAAGGCCTTGTCCATGAACATCTGACCCCTTCTCACCACCCGCAACATCCCCCCCAACTGCTGCACGACTCCAGCTCTCACCGAGACACTTCCcctgcagggcctcagtttcttcatttggacAGTGAAGGAGGAGGTGGGGCTCTTTCAGCTGTGAGCCTCCTTGATGCTGTGGGCAGGACCTGCTGCATCATCTGTAGGCCTGGTATTAAATGAAGATGTGTTGTGGTCCTGTGTCCAGAATGATCAAACACCTTCAGGATGGCAGAACAGCAGAACCTGCATGGGCCTTTCTGAATGTGGGCTCCTGTAACTGCCCAGGTCATGTGCCCTTGAAGCCACTCTGGCTGTGGACCCCCAGCTGCAGCATGGCGATGGCTGTGTGATGTTGCATGTAACTCCAGAGCCTCCCATGAGAGAGGGGCAGTGGCAGAGCAGGTGCCCTTCGTCCCTGTCAGCCTCTTCCACAGAACCGGAACTGATGGCCCTGCTGGATGAGGGGCCCAGACCTCCAcctgatagccagagaggtttcTGTTCCCTCCTGGGTCAGGAGTCCCTGAGATACGGTTTCTGGGTCCAGCAGAGCCAGAGcttgccacccccaccctcccagctgTCTTTCCAGTCCAAGTGGCTCAGAGCTAAGGGAGGATCACAGGAGCGAGCACTCCCTCTCGGAGTGGTCTCTGGGTGGAGAGATCTCTTGACCTCTGGGTGGTCAAGGCATTCATTTTTTGAATGAGGCAGATTTGAGCCTACCTTGGCTTCTCCCTGTGTGATCTCCCTGACCCTCACTctcttcacctgtgaaatggagcTATGATGGTGCCTATCTGCTAAAATTGGTGGTTAGACCAAAGCTTAATGATGCAAACTATCCATATTGGCTGGAGGGCTGGGAAAGTTGACCTGGGCCGGGAGGGAAACCCCCAGGTCTTGGGGAAGGATGAAATAAGACCAGTATGTTGAATCGAACACCTCCACAGGCATAAGAAGGGCATCGGGCTGGGAGCGTGCTTCCCCCACAGCCCTCCCCCCATCAGAACTCCTCCGTGACCCAGATAAGCCGATCTGTTGGAGCAGAgaggcccagggccagggcaggtCCCAGATCTGGGCTGGGCTCTGGAAAGGTGCAGAAGGTGGGGTCCAGGTGGGAGTTTCCCTTGATTCTGAGAGTGGGTTGGCCCATGGCCTCTCCCAAGGACCTGGCTGCCGGCTTCTGTGCAAGTCTGGGAGAGTCGAAATAGTCAGAAGGGGACTGGCTGAGACCAACCCCCAGGGAAACAGGGAAAATAGGGGCAGAGGGGCAAGGAAAGAGGGCAAGTAGGCCAAGGAACTCTTTCAAGGGGtgaccagggctgccccatgccAGAGGGATGGCGGTCTCAGGACAGGAAGGACGTCCTGCCTGAGGGCCAGTTGTCAGGGAAGGAGTTGGGTCTCCAGTGGGAGTTAGGTTAGCTTGGGCTAGCTGTGCTTTTAAACCAGCTGCCAGCCAGTGTTGGGCTGAGTGGGCCGGAAACAACCCACTTTATAGGCTGTGAGATCTCAGTGCTGGATGCCTCATTAACCCTGCATTACAAGGCTCCCCGCCAGGGCCCCCAAGGAGAGGTGAGCAGTCCTGCCAGGGAGCTCAGATAGGACAAGCTCTGGGGTCCTCCGGAGAACTGATGCTGCCCTGGGAGTGAGGGAGGCCGAGGTGAGGAGGGGACTTCCTCagcacagccacagccacagccaggGGGCCAGCCTCCTGCAGCTGTTGCAACCCCAGCTGGACATGGAGGTTTGAAGGTCAGACTGCTGCAGGCACTTCTGAGTACACAGCTGTGGAGGGACCTCATCCTGCGGGTGAGGAAAGAGGAATAGAGGAGGGTGTCATGTCTCCCATCTGTGAGGTCTTGAGCTCTTGCTTCTTGAAGTCACTCCTGGGCTGGTTAGAAGGGTTGTGGTatggcagagggcagagggtggcTGACATGACCCAGAAATTTTCTGGTCTTTTCAACTTTCTGGATGGATGGAGCGAAAGGAAGGGAGACGGAGGCGAGTCTCCTTCTATGGCCCGCCCTGCCCCCCCTACTTCCGCCCAAGCCAAGGATCTGTCAGGACTCGAGAGGTTGAAATTCTGGTTTTCCAGAACACCCAGTGCTGGCTCTGGCCCTATGGGTTCCTGGAGGGCCGCACTCCCAGCCCAGCCAGGCTGAGCCTTCCATCCCCTGCCTCTGGGGCCTGGGAACCCCCTCCTTTCTCTTGGATGCACCTCCACCCAAGAATCCAGACACCTGGGGGCTCTGCACTGTGGCTGGCTCGAGGGTATGTAGGATTCGGTGGGTGGCTGGGGGTCCAAGGTCCTGGGGACGCTGATGCAGCCACCCAGGGACACAGAGCCCAGGGATAGGGCAGCTGCAGAGAGGCTCTGGGCAGTGCTGGGAGCCTACCTCCCAGCAATGAGAAGGCCATGTAGGCCTGAGCATCAAAGACCTGCGCCCAGCTGGGGCAAGGGGAGAGGTTGGAGCAGGCCGGCGCAGGCCTGCCGGGGTCATCTGAGGGCAGGGGTAAGGGTGCAGCACCAGGGTATCCAACCTGAAAGTGCTGGGGCAGATGGGTCCCGttgatctatgtttttttttttttttttttttttttaaatttttatttacttatgataggcacacagtgagagagagaggcagagacacaggcagagggagaagcaggctccatgcaccgggagcccaacgtgggattcgatcccgaatcttcaggatcgcgccctgggccaaaggcaggcgccaaaccgctgtgccacccagggatcccccattgatCTATGTTATGAGAGAAGGAATCTGCTCCCTGGGAGTCCCCTTCTCTGGGGCCAGACAGTGGTTTGAGTTCTGGACAATGGGGAGGGAGGGCAAAGAGTAGACAGCAGGGAGGTCTTGCTAAGAGTAAGATGAGGAAAGGCAGAGCAGGGCCAGTGGTGGCCAGGGGTCAGAAGGACAGGCCTGACGGCAGGACTCCGACCCAGAGGGGAACATGAGGCAGCAGGCTGGCGCCTAGGGATGATGGAAGTGAGACTCTGAGGGCGCTGTGCAAAGGAACCTGTCCCCTCCCcggcaacccccacccccacgagTACTTCTGCTGCCTGGGGCTCAGTGATTGGTCCCTGCGGGGGGGATGTGGTGAGGACTGCTCACccagggagtgcctgggtgcctgTTTCCCCAGAGCCATCTGGTGACAGCCTCTGGCTGAGCATGGCCCTCCTCGCCCTGGGCCTGGACCCCTGGAGCCTCCTGTGCCTTTTCCTCTTCCAACTGTTTCTGGCATGGCTGCCGCTGACTGcagggggcagtgggcaggggccCCTGCCCAGGGTCACGTTCGGGGCAGGTGAGTGTCTGATGGCCAGGCATGGGGCGCCAGCTAAGCTGGCAGGGcaaggaagggagggatggagggagagaggagaaaagggatACAGAGAGGTTACTGTCTCAGATTGATGTCAGATTGGTGTCAGAGCCCCAGAGACTGAGGAAGGAGTGAGTGAAGAAACACTATGTGGTGGCTGGGGGAAGATTgagcggggaggaggggccgggtgcttctctgaggaggtgatttctccttccctccttaccTGGTGCAGTCATCAGGCTGGCACTTCTAAGTGCTTTCACGCCCCTCATGGGCCACCAAAGCCAAGGTCATCCGTGGACCTGGCGGTACAGACCGTGCTGGACTGCGCAGCCTCCATGTCTATGGGCCCAGGGAAGAGGACTCAGGGCACCCACTGGCCCTCTGACATCCAGGGAGAAGGCTCAGGGGGCCTCAGGCTCTGCAGGAGTTGTAGGGGCAGGACTCCCTGAGCACTGCTGCATCTTTAACATCTGTCTGGGGCAACCCAGTGTTGGCCACTGTGCCATGAGACTCAGCCCTGCCGTTGGGGTGCTGGCAGTCCTGGGGGGGAAGCAGATGAGCAGCCGGCTATGCCACAGGCTGGTCAGCTCAGTAACCAAGGGGCTTCTCCCACTCTGGGGGAGGCTACCCTCTCCAGCACCTTGTACCCACTTCTCCTTTTGGTCCCAAGATTGTCAGAGCTTCCGAAGGTAACACTTAGCCAGTTGGTCCTCTAACTAGGGCCGAGGTGCAAAGACACCCATGAGAGTCCTGAGGAACGTGAGCCCCTCACTGATGTGCCCAGGGACAGGAGCACACGCACAGCACCCTCTGCCACACCAAAGTGATGAGGAGGGCCTCAGTCAGCCTACGGTAACCAACTCATCTCCCCTGCCCCGGGGACGTCCAGGCATGCCCACAGGGCCTTTGAAAACATGTttgctctctgctcagcctgcACAGTGATTCTAGTGGTATACGTTTCCTGCTAGAGGAAGGCAAGGGGGGTCGGTGAGTGTGGCCCTACAACCCACAGCTACCAAGACACACAGTCCTGTCTGTCTGTTTTCTGCTCACCCTGCTCCTCCCTGGGGGAGGACTAGCggatcctcccccaccccccagcccctcagGCCTGGAAGAGGATCCAGGTGCCTCACTCTACTTCCTGTCGCTTTGTCTATCTCTTGGATGCAGGCCATCTTCTCCCAGTCCTGGGCTGTCGTTACCCTGTCTCTGGCTGCCTTTTCTCTCCACTGTTGGCTCAACACAAAGCTCCTGTGCTGCCAGTAGGGTGGCTGAAGGGGGAGCTGCCGATGGCAAGTGGGCCCAGCTGCCATGGCCTTGGGACCACACTGTGCCAATGCTTCCCCATCCCCACAAAATCAATTGCCTACCTACCCACTCCTCATCACCCACCCCTTCTCGTCACTTCCCGACAGGGGATGGACGCAGGGCTCTCAGCCTCTTCCAGCAGAAGGGCCTCCAGGATTTTGACACTCTGCTCTTGAGTGGTGATGGAGGCACTCTCTATGTGGGGGCTCGAGAGACCATTCTGGCCTTGGATATCCAGGACTCAGGGATGCCAAAGCTGAAGAACATGGTGAGGAGGCCAGGGACGAAGGGCTTGGGCTGGGAGTGTGGTGGGGGCTGGCAGCTGTCCGGTGCCTGGACTGCCCATGTGTGACTCACTGTCCAAGAGCAGTAATGAGTAATTCCTGTTACGGACAGATAAGAAATACCACAGTGGTCTCACTATTTGCTGGCATTGTGCATCTTGATTGAATAATATTAATTGCTAACGTGGCTGATATGGAAATCATTGACATACAACAGAAACACTGACTCAAATTATATCAATAATATGATATCCATCCACCGGTAGAAATCACTGAAGCTTCTGTATTAAATTATAGTCACCCTGCTAATGGGAACAATATGAggaagaaagggggaaggaaggaaaggagggggagagCTATGATTACTGAACATCTCTCTGGTTGTGTCTCTCAATGTGTGGTCTGTGGGCCACCTGTGCATAAAGGATGCTCAATGAAAATGCAGAGTCTCTGAGGTGTGAGCCAGGAACTCACATTTTAAACAATTTCCGCAGGAAAGGTGTGGATTGTCAACTGCTGCTCTGTGTAGCATGCATTGTATTAGGTACTTTACATACGTTCCTGGTTGTGTCCTCTAGAAGCCTGCACAATGGACTAGGACCCCTCGACCAGTAAGTGGCCATGCCTGGATTCACACTGAGGTCTGATTCCATAGGCCATGTTCTACCACAGAGCCATGTCCTAAAATGAATACCAGTATCATCAGAGTAACAGCCATGGTCACAAATTGATGTTATTACAGCTCATCAGCCTGTCACTGATCACTGTGCCTGCTGGTGGCTTCACACCAGACCCAAGGACAGGACAGCAGGTCAAAGCTAAAATGGAAGACCTCATATCCTCTCCCTCCCAACTCCCCACTGCAGATACCCTGGCCAGCCAGTgaccaaaaaaagaatgaatgtgcATTTAAGAAGAAGAGCATCGAGGTAAGTGGAGGTGGGGGCTTAGGGGCTCTGGGTGGAGAgccccagagtccccagaccATCACGGATGACCTCAGGTTGGGGAGGCAGTAGAGGAAGATTCTTTCTATGATGATGGTCTACGTCACATTCTGTGAAGACATCCAGGGATGCCTCAACAACTCTGGGCCCTCTTCCCACTGGGAAGTGAGGGGTAGCCCGTGCAGCCCAAGAGTGTGGGGCAAGTGGCCTGGACACCTGAATTCTTTGTCTCCCCAGACACAGTGCTTCAACTTTATCCGTGTCCTGGTCTCTGTCAATGCCACCCACCTGTATGCCTGTGGCACCTTCGCTTTCAGCCCCGCTTGTACCTTCATTGTGAGTTACTGGGAACTCAATTCTCAGACCCAAGCATCCCTTCTCACATCTACTCCTGAGCCATCCTCTGTAGCTCTGGAAAACCCTGCTCTTCCAGATGCAGGATACTTGTGAGCTTCCTGCCCGAATTCCCCTccatgtccctctccctccctcaggcCCCTCATTTCCCAGACATGAGACTCTGGCATTCTGGCCCCCAGCCTCTCCCCCCCTTTAGGAACTCCAAGATTCCTACCTGTTGCCCATCTCTGAGGACAAGGTTGTGGAAGGGAAGGGCCAAAGTCCCTTTGACCCTGCCCATAAGCACACAGCTGTCTTAGCAGGTGAGTATCAGGTTCCCAACATCTGCTTGCCTGGGTCATTCTGTGAAATATGGAAGCTGACAGTTTCCTGGAAGGCAGGGGACTGAGGGAGGGGAGCCAGGAGCCTCTGAGCACCAGATCAGAGAGAGACTTAGGCACCCCAATCATCAGCTCCTGTTGAAGCTGCCAcaaaggaggtggagggagataGGTACAGAGAGGTTCACATTGGCAAGAGGGTCTGGGAAGGGTCTTAGGCAGAGAAGAGGCCTGAGGTTCAGCCATTTGTTCTGTAGAGGTTACTCAGAGATTACAGTCTGTGCCCTCCTGACACCAACCATGACAGACTCTCCACTCTGGCTTCCTGGACCAGGTGGCTTTTGAGTGGGACCCTGAAAGATAGGTAGGTGGGCAGGGAAGATGTTCCAGGAAGAGGAGGGTAGGACCAAGGTATGGAAGCAGAAGACACAGCCACCTTTGGGGAAGAAAGGGTGATTCTATTTGGCAGCTGGTTTAGCTGAGTGTGTGAGTGAGCACACAGAAGGACTTGCGGTGGCTATTCCCTGTAGCAATATTCTCTAACGAGGGTGCCCAGTGGCATCTGTGCCCTGGACTCTGGGCGCCGCAGGAGGGCGTGGAGCACAGACAGGGAGGCTGGAGAGGGATGTGAGTGCTGGCCGAGTAGAGGCAGGCCTGAAGAGGGCAGAGGCACCCTCCAACGACGaggcctctgccctctgccctagATGGGATGCTCTATTCTGGCACCATGAACAATTTCCTGGGCAGCGAGCCCATCTTGATCCGCACGCTGGGACCCCAGCCCGTCCTCAAGACCGACAATTTCCTCCGCTGGCTGCAGCGTAAGGACCCGAGTCCCCCAGCACAGGTCTGGCCCTGCCCTGAGCGCAGAGCGCGGGCCGAGAGCCGAGAGCCGCGGTCACTGCATCCCGCGGTCCTCCGCACTGAGGCACAGAGTCGGGTCGGTGCCAGGCAGcactgctgggggaggggtgcagtTCCCGCCCCCAGGGAGCGCCAGTAAACCGAGGGAGGAGCAGGCGCCCCCGGAGCCGCCCCAGGCCAGCTCCCTCGGCCAGCCGCTGCAGAACCAGCCTCGGGGTGTCCCAGCCCTAACCCTATGTGCCCCGCCCCGCAGCGGACGCCTCCTTCGTGGCAGCCATCCCTTCGACCCACTTCGTCTACTTCTTCTTCGAGGAGACAGCCAGCGAGTTCGAGTTCTTTGAGAAGCTCCACACGTCGCGGGTGGCCAGAGTCTGCAAGGTCTGCGGcccaggcgggggcggggctggccgTGGGAGAAGCCAATGGGGAGTAGTCAGGGGCGGGGCCTAGCGCCCAGGGTCAAATGGGAGCGGGGCGGGCGCCGTGGGTGGAACTGGCGGGGGGCGTGCCTGACCCCGCTCCCCGGCGCCAGAACGACGTGGGCGGGGACAAGCTGCTGCAGAAGAAGTGGACCACTTTCCTGAAGGCCCAGCTGCTGTGCTCTCAGCCGGGGCAGCTGCCCTTCAACGTCATCCGCCACGCCGTCCTGCTGCCCGCCGCTGCCCCCGCCGAGCCCCGCGTCTACGCGACCTTCAGCTCTCAGTGGTGAGCCGCTAGGCGGGAACGAGGGGGCCGCACGCGGGTCGGGGGTCCCTTGGGTCTAGGTGACGTGAGCACTTCACCTAGGAAGGCATGTGACCATCATTATGTCCCAGAAATCTGACTTGCGCCCTTCGTGTAGATGGGAAAATACAGCTCAGGTTTTTACTCGTTTATATCCCACCCGGTTCCAAAATGGATAGGAGTCAGCTTACGGAAGGCAAACATTGAGACCAGACAAGGTAAAACTGATGAAGAAATGGAAGTGAAAGGAGAATAAGAAGGCAGGGATAGCGTCAGCACATCATAAACGTTTGTCATTTATGCAATGTTGGGATGCTCTGTTAGCCGCGAGCTTCCTAGTGGCCAGAGCAAAGAGGGAAACATCATCAGTGTCACTAAGATAAAAATAGTCATTGATGAGAGACTGAGAAAAGTTCATTGATTTGCTGTGATCCGGCCCCACTGTTTAGGTACCTGCTGATGACATGTCAGGTATCAGAACTATCTGCTGTAAGCAGGGGCTGGTATCAGTGGCATCCAGAGCTGAGAACATGTGTGTGCCACAATCAGGttaaagagaacaagagaagccTTCTGTCTCCACAGACTGGGGCggaaggaataagaaaaatctcatagTCAGGCTCTGGTTGGTTGTCTGAGGATCAGAAATCCATGGGACACAGGAGCAGGGCTTCATCTGGAGCCTGTTGGGAGCTGGTTACATTGCCCCTTCCATGGGTACAGCCCAGTCTGGGCAGGAAAGGCAGGAGCCACCCCAAGGCCTGAACCCCAGTTAATTGTCCTTAAGGATAATCACACTTCAAATCCTAAGATGAGCCAGAGTCAGGGTCTCTTCTAGCCCTTATCATCACAGCTGGGGGGAAAGTAGGTAGCAATAGGCCAACCCAGCCCTCCATACTCCTGCCCTCCAGAGCTTTCTCACAGGGTGGGCCAGGGCTGGAGGAAGAGCTTCCTGGAATAGCAGAGGAGATGATCGTGTCCCCTCTGGCTGTCCACAGGCAGATTGGTGGGACCAGGAGCTCTGCtgtctgtgccttctctctcaaGGACATCAAGCGTGTCTTTGAGGGGAAGTACAAGGAGTTGAATAAAGAGACTTCACGCTGGACTACTTATGGAGT
Protein-coding sequences here:
- the SEMA4A gene encoding semaphorin-4A isoform X2, whose product is MHLHPRIQTPGGSALWLARGHTVRERGRDTGRGRSRLHAPGAQRGIRSRIFRIAPWAKEPSGDSLWLSMALLALGLDPWSLLCLFLFQLFLAWLPLTAGGSGQGPLPRVTFGAGDGRRALSLFQQKGLQDFDTLLLSGDGGTLYVGARETILALDIQDSGMPKLKNMIPWPASDQKKNECAFKKKSIETQCFNFIRVLVSVNATHLYACGTFAFSPACTFIELQDSYLLPISEDKVVEGKGQSPFDPAHKHTAVLADGMLYSGTMNNFLGSEPILIRTLGPQPVLKTDNFLRWLQPDASFVAAIPSTHFVYFFFEETASEFEFFEKLHTSRVARVCKNDVGGDKLLQKKWTTFLKAQLLCSQPGQLPFNVIRHAVLLPAAAPAEPRVYATFSSQWQIGGTRSSAVCAFSLKDIKRVFEGKYKELNKETSRWTTYGVPEISPRPGSCSVGPSSDKALTFMKDHFLMDEQVMGTPLLVQSGVEYTRLAVETAQGIDGHSHLVMYLGTATGSLHKAVVSEDNSAHLVEEIQLFPEPVRNLLLAPAQGAVFVGFSGGIWRIPRANCSIYESCVDCVLARDPHCAWDPESRTCCLLPTPIPKSWRQDMEQGNPNWACATGPMGRSFQSQSRPQMIKEVLAIPNSILELPCPHLSALASYRWSRGLAQVPEASAAAVYNGSLVLLLRGGVGGLYQCWATENGFSYPVVSYWVHSQDQPLALDPELAGIPRERMEAPLTRVGGGAALAAPRSYWPHFLTVTVLLALVLSGGLLLLLTSPLGVLRARGKVQGCETLPPGEKAPLSREQHLQPPKELRTSASNVDADNNHLGPDVA
- the SEMA4A gene encoding semaphorin-4A isoform X1, with amino-acid sequence MHLHPRIQTPGGSALWLARGHTVRERGRDTGRGRSRLHAPGAQRGIRSRIFRIAPWAKEPSGDSLWLSMALLALGLDPWSLLCLFLFQLFLAWLPLTAGGSGQGPLPRVTFGAGDGRRALSLFQQKGLQDFDTLLLSGDGGTLYVGARETILALDIQDSGMPKLKNMIPWPASDQKKNECAFKKKSIETQCFNFIRVLVSVNATHLYACGTFAFSPACTFIELQDSYLLPISEDKVVEGKGQSPFDPAHKHTAVLADGMLYSGTMNNFLGSEPILIRTLGPQPVLKTDNFLRWLQPDASFVAAIPSTHFVYFFFEETASEFEFFEKLHTSRVARVCKNDVGGDKLLQKKWTTFLKAQLLCSQPGQLPFNVIRHAVLLPAAAPAEPRVYATFSSQWQIGGTRSSAVCAFSLKDIKRVFEGKYKELNKETSRWTTYGVPEISPRPGSCSVGPSSDKALTFMKDHFLMDEQVMGTPLLVQSGVEYTRLAVETAQGIDGHSHLVMYLGTATGSLHKAVVSEDNSAHLVEEIQLFPEPVRNLLLAPAQGAVFVGFSGGIWRIPRANCSIYESCVDCVLARDPHCAWDPESRTCCLLPTPIPLEDCFPCLLRKSWRQDMEQGNPNWACATGPMGRSFQSQSRPQMIKEVLAIPNSILELPCPHLSALASYRWSRGLAQVPEASAAAVYNGSLVLLLRGGVGGLYQCWATENGFSYPVVSYWVHSQDQPLALDPELAGIPRERMEAPLTRVGGGAALAAPRSYWPHFLTVTVLLALVLSGGLLLLLTSPLGVLRARGKVQGCETLPPGEKAPLSREQHLQPPKELRTSASNVDADNNHLGPDVA